One Streptomyces sp. CG4 genomic window, GGTTGATCGTCTCGGCGAGCTGCGCCACCTCGCCACGCGCCGGAACCGTCACCTTCTGCGACAGGTCACCACTGGCGACAGCGGTCGTGACCTGCGAGATCCCCCGCACCTGTGCGGTGAGGTTGCCCGCCATCGTGTTGACGGAGTCGGTCAGCTCCTTCCACACACCGGCCACACCCGGAACCTGTGCCTGACCGCCCAGGATGCCCTCGGTGCCCACCTCACGGGCGACCCGGGTCACCTCGACGGAGAAGGACGACAGCTGCTCCACCATCGTGTTGACGGTGTTCTTCAGCTCCAGCATCTCGCCGGCCACATGCACGGTGACCTTGCGTGACAGATCACCCCGCGCGACCGCCGTGGTGACCAGCGCGATGTCGCGCACCTGCGCGGTCAGCCGGTTCGCCATGGTGTTGACGGACTCGGTCAGGTCCTTCCACGAACCGGACATACCGCGCACACGGGCCTGACCGCCGAGCTTGCCCTCGGTGCCGACCTCGCTGGCCACGCGCGTGACCTCGTCCGTGAACGTCGACAACTGGTCGACCAGGTTGTTGACGGTACGGCCGACCTTCAGGAACTCGCCCCGCAGCGGATGCCCGGTGCCCTCGTCCGGGGCCTGCGTGCGCAGCTCCATGCGCGGCGACAGATCGCCCTCCGCGACCGCCGTCAGCACCCGGCTGACCTCCGACACCGGCCAGACCAGATCGTCCACCAGCGCGTTGGAGGCGTCGATGGCGGACGCCCAGGAGCCCTCGCAGGCCCCCGTCTCCAGCCGTTCCGTGAGTTTTCCCTCACGCCCCACCATGCGCCGCACCCGGGACAGCTCACCGGTCAGGTGCATGTTCCGGTCGGCCACCTCGTTGAAGACGGCCGCGATCTCCGACATCACGCCGTCCCCGGACACCGTGAGCCGCTTGCGGAAGTTCCCGTCACGCATCGCGACGAGCGCCGTCAGCAGCCGGTTCAGGGCAGCCGTGTCCACGGCAGTCGTACTGCCGCGCCTGCCCAGGGACGGTCCGCCTTTCGCGCGCGTCTTCGTGCCACGCGTCGCCGCGCCAGACTCCACTGTGTCCCTCCCGGAGGGGTAGACCGTTACTGCTGTGCTCGGCCGCTTCGGCCCGGCCTGCCGGTCATCGGCATACCGGATACTTCCGCGTACCCGTTACTGCTGCGTATTTCTTCCAGACGAGATCCGGCCACACCAGGGGCTGCTGCCCGCCGTACACGGAACACACGCACCCCGACCCGACCTTCATCAGAAGCTTGCCCAGTGTTTCACCCTGCCCGAACCAGGCCATAACAGTTCGGCAGCTTCGCACATCGTCCGCACACCCTCGGGGGTAAACACCTGCGACCGGCATCCGCTCGGACGGCGAAGGTAAGTAACCTTGCATGCGGCTGTCCAGCCGCACCGGTCCGACCGGCCTGGGCGGTGGCACGAGCACGAGCGGGCATCGGAGGGGCGGCCGCAGACCATGACCACCGGAGTCATCCCCGGGGGACAGCCCCCGGAGCCACAGCCGACGGGCGAGCTGATGCCGCAGCAGCGGAGCGAGCCGGCCGGCCATGCAGCCCTGCACGTCGACAACCGGCCGAGGAGTTCTGTGATCACCGCGCGCGCGGCCGCCACTTTCGAGCCCGTCGGGCGATCGGTCGCGACCGCCCGGTCCTTCGTCCGTGACACGCTCCAGGGGTGGGGCTTCGCCGATGTCGTCGACGACGCCGTCGTCCTCACCAGCGAACTGGTGACCAACGCGGTCGTCCACGCGGGCACCCATGCTGACGTGCTGTGCCTGCGCGCCGAGGACGGCGTGCGCATCGAGGTCGCCGACCGCTACCCGGAGCGCGAGGTCCCGCTCCAGAGCGCCCCGGCCTCGATGGGCAGTCCCGACCGCGAGGGCGGCCGCGGCCTGCAGCTGTGCGCGGCCCTGGCCACCCGCTGGGGCGTCGACTACACCCCCACCCACAAGAACGTCTGGTTCCAGCTCAACCTCCCCGAACGCCCGGTCGGCACCCGCACCGCCGGTCCCTCCCTGCCCGCCGACCTGCTCCCGCTGGCCGACGGCCGGGTCCGCGTCGCGGTCCTCCAGGTCGACCGGAAGGGCACCATCACCTCCTGGAACGAGGACGCCGAGGAACTCTTCGGCTACCCCGCCACCGAGGTCGTAGGCCGCCCCCTCACCGAACTGGCGGCCTGGCCGCACACCCCGGGCACCAGCACCGGCGTGGCCGAAGCCCTCCGACTCTCCCGCTGGGAGGGCAGCTACGGCATCCGCGGCGCCGACGGCCGGGTGGCCCCGGTCTACGCCTCCCACCTCAGGGTCCGCGACACCGGCGGCGAACCCTCGACCGTCTGCCTCCTGGTCCGCGACCACGAGCGCGCCGTACTGCAGTCCCCGCCGCGCGTGCCGGCCACCGACCAGACCTCGTCCCCCGACGGCCAGAGCACCGACCCCTTCGAGGTGTTCATCGGCTCCCCCGCCCCGGACGACCTCGACGGACTGCTGCAGCGCACGGTGGAGCGCGCCCGCGACATGCTCGACGGCGACTCCGCGTTCCTGCTGCTCGCCACCGACGACGAGACCGAGCTGGAGGTCCGCGCCTCCACCGGCCTGCCCTCGGCCCGCCAGCGCTTCGCCCGCGTCCCCGTCGAGGCCGGCCCCGGCCGCTACGGCTCCGCGCGCATGCCCGCCGTCCACGACGACCTCACCGCCGTACCAGGAGCCGTACCGCTGCTGTCCGGCACCGGCATGCGCTCGGTCGTCACGGTCCCGCTGAAGGTCGAGGGCCGGCTCACCGGCTCCCTCGGCGTGGCGGCCGAGGCACCGGGCCGGTACTCCAACGAGGAGGCGCTGCGCCTGCAGTTCGCCGCCGACCGCATCGCCCTGGCCGTCGAGTCGGCCCGCCTGGGCGAGCTGGAACGGCTGCGCCGCGGCTCCCTGAGCTTCCTGGTCGAAGCCTCCGACCTGCTCGCCGGCACCCTGGACCGCGACCAGACGCTGGCCCTGATGGCCCAGATGACGGTCCCGACCCTGGCCACCTGGTGCGCCGTCTACACGATCGCCGACCAGGCTTCCGAGCCCTATCTGTCGTACGTCCTGCACGAGGACGAGGAACTCATCGACGGCATCAAGTCGTTGCTGTCGAAGATCGCCCCGCCGGACCCGGTGCCGACCCCGGGCGCCCGCGTGTGGACCATCCCCGCCGAGGTGGCGCACCAGGCGGCCCTGCGCACCTCCATGCGCAGCCTCGGCCTGTCCGGCGGCCCCACGCACCGGGTCACCGCGGGCATCGGCCCGACCCTCGCCACGGCGTCCGCGGTGGGCGGCGAGACGGTCGTCCTGCCGCTCGTAGCCCGCAACCGCGTCATCGGCATGCTCGTCCTCGGCAAGCCCACCGACGAACACTTCCGCCAGGAAATCCTCGAACTGGCCGAGGACTTGTCCCGCCGGGCCGCGCTCGCCCTGGACAACGCCCGCCTCTACTCGGAGCGCACGGCCATCAGCCAGGCTCTCCAGCGCAGCCTGCTCCCGCCCGGCACCCCGCACATCGAGGGCGTCGAGGTCGAGGTCATCTACCGGGCGGCCGGCGAGGGCAACGAAGTCGGCGGCGACTTCTACGACCTCTTCCCCATCGGCAACGGCGCCTACGGCTTCGCCATC contains:
- a CDS encoding SpoIIE family protein phosphatase; the encoded protein is MTTGVIPGGQPPEPQPTGELMPQQRSEPAGHAALHVDNRPRSSVITARAAATFEPVGRSVATARSFVRDTLQGWGFADVVDDAVVLTSELVTNAVVHAGTHADVLCLRAEDGVRIEVADRYPEREVPLQSAPASMGSPDREGGRGLQLCAALATRWGVDYTPTHKNVWFQLNLPERPVGTRTAGPSLPADLLPLADGRVRVAVLQVDRKGTITSWNEDAEELFGYPATEVVGRPLTELAAWPHTPGTSTGVAEALRLSRWEGSYGIRGADGRVAPVYASHLRVRDTGGEPSTVCLLVRDHERAVLQSPPRVPATDQTSSPDGQSTDPFEVFIGSPAPDDLDGLLQRTVERARDMLDGDSAFLLLATDDETELEVRASTGLPSARQRFARVPVEAGPGRYGSARMPAVHDDLTAVPGAVPLLSGTGMRSVVTVPLKVEGRLTGSLGVAAEAPGRYSNEEALRLQFAADRIALAVESARLGELERLRRGSLSFLVEASDLLAGTLDRDQTLALMAQMTVPTLATWCAVYTIADQASEPYLSYVLHEDEELIDGIKSLLSKIAPPDPVPTPGARVWTIPAEVAHQAALRTSMRSLGLSGGPTHRVTAGIGPTLATASAVGGETVVLPLVARNRVIGMLVLGKPTDEHFRQEILELAEDLSRRAALALDNARLYSERTAISQALQRSLLPPGTPHIEGVEVEVIYRAAGEGNEVGGDFYDLFPIGNGAYGFAIGDVCGTGPNAAAVTGLARHALRLLAREGLSGPAVLQRLNSAILDEGDRSRFLTLLYGEMRPQEDGSAELKVVCAGHPLPLRLRQDGTVTPAAEPQPLLGVIEDLELHEETVTLDPGDVLLCVTDGVTERREGSRMLGDDGLADVLTTCTGLTAGAVAARIMRAVERFASDAPSDDMAILAMRVPGHHKEA